ACGCCTGCCCACGTGCCGTTGCGCCGGATCTTGTAGTCCACGGGGTTGACCGAGGAGGCATGGACCTCGACCAGGACCTCTCCCGGTCCCGGCTCCGGGATCGGCACCTCCCGTTCCTCGAAGACCTCGGGCCCGCCGAAGGAACGGATGAACATCGCCTTCATGGTAGCGGCCATGATCTTCCCCCCTGCTCCGCTCTCCGGGTTGCCGACGCCTTGAGGCCCGGACGAGGGGGGCGGACGACCCGGAGGATCGTGCCCCACCCGTCGCCGGAGGCCTGGCCCGGCCCATCCCGCGGCCCACGCCCCGGTTCCCCGGCGATGGGCCCCTCCCACCGCGTATCCCATCGCCGGCAGCGTCGTCAAGGGATGGCCACCGCCCGCCGAGCCCTGGCAGGAGCAGGCCTTCCCCCTGAGGAAATCCCAGGGCGGAAAGGGGCGATGGCTACGAAGACCGGCGGACCCCCGCGGACCGGCGGCACCGGCGGCGAACCCGGCGCCGGGCTCGACCGCCGGCCCCAGCGGCGATCGGGGCGCCGGGCCGGACCGGCCGATGGCAGGCCCGACGCACCGGGGGCTCCACGCAATCGCTGGCTGCTTCTCGCCCTGGCCACCCTCCAGCAGGCGGGGCTCACCGCCGTGCGGTTCGGCATCCCCGTGGTGGCTCCCTTCGTCCGGGCCGACCTGGGGCTCTCCCTGTCCACCACGGGGATGGTCCTCGGCGCCTTCGACCTGGGCGCCCTGCTCACCTTCTACCTGACCGGCCGGCTGACCGATCGCTATGGCGAACGGCGGGTCATGGCCGCCGGGGCGGTCTTGACGGGTGTGGTCACCGCGGCCGCGGCCCTGGCGGGCCGCGGCCTGGGCGCGCTGCTGGCCCTGTTGGTCCTGGCGGGGACCGGCTTCCCGTCCAGCCAGGTGGCGGGCAGCCACGCCGTCGTCAGCTGGTTTCCCGTCCGCGAGCGCGGCCTGGCCATGGGCATCCGCCAGGCGGGCCTGCCGGCGGGCGGGTTCGCAGCCGCATTGCTGCTCCCCGGCCTGGCCAGCGGGTGGGGCTGGCGGGCCGCGCTCCTGGTGGCCGCCCTGGCCTGTGCGGCCAGCGGGGTGCTGGTCGGGCTGGTTCTTCCCCGGGACGAACCCGGCGCCACCCGCGGGGCCACGGCGGACGCCGGCGCGCCCACCACCGCCGGCGGGACGGGCGGCGGCCGGAGCCAGCGGGAGCCGGCGGACGCCGGCGGGAGGGCCCTGGTCGGGTGGTTCCTCCGGCAGGCGCCCCTGGTGTGGGTGACCCTCGTCGCGTGTCTCCTGGCGGCCGTCCAGTTCTGCCTGACGGGCTACCTCCCCCTCTTCATGGAGGACGTCTTCCGCTGGTCGCCGGGGGCGGCGGGGCGGCTCCTGCTGGTGGTCCACCTGGGCGGGATGCTGGGGCGGCTCGCCTGGGGATGGGCGTCGGATCGGCGGTTCGCGGGGGAGCGGACGCGGCCCATGGCTGGGGCGGCCTGGACGGGGCTGGTGGTCGCCACCCTGCTCGCCCTCGTGGCGCTGGTGGGACGCCCGGAGGGGGGTGCCGCGGCGGCAGGGGCGATGGTGGTCCTGGCGGCCCTCGGCGGCTTCGGTTGCCTGGGCTGGAACGGGCTCTACACCACCGTGGTGGCGGAGTGCGCCGGGCGGCGGTCGGCGCCGGCGCTGGGCATGAGCATGACGGTGCTGTACGTCTTCACCATGCTGGCCCCGCCGCTGTTCGGCCGCGTGGTCGACGCCGCCGGCCACTACGCGGTGGCCTGGGGCCTGGCGGGCTGCCTGCAGATCCTCGGCCTCGGGGCGATCCGCGGCCTCGCCCGCGCCCTGAGGGGGCACCGACCGCCGGTGGCCGTGGCCTGAGGCATGGATGGAGCACCGTCAGCGCTGGCCCGCAGCGGCCCGCGGCGATCCGGAGCGCCGAGCCCCCAGGCGGACGGCAGACCCAGGAGGTGGAACGCGGTGAAGGTGGCGGTGATCAGTGACATCCACGGCAACGGGGCCGCCCTGGACGCGGTGCTGGCCGACATCGACGGCCGCGGGGTCGACGCGGTGTACTGCCTCGGCGACGTGGCCCTGCAGGGGCCGGACGCGGCCCGGTGCGTCGACCGGCTGCGAGAGCGGGCCATCCCCACGGTGCGCGGGAACACCGACCGGTACCTGGCCCGCGGGGGTGGCGTACCCAACCTGTCGCCGGCGGAGGCCGACGCCTTCCTGCGGCCGTGGCGCGAGATGCTGGGGCCCGAACGGCTGGCGTGGCTGGGGGAGCGACCCGAGCGCCTCGAGGTGGAGTGGGAGGGGCTGCGCGTCCTCCTGGTCCACGGCTCGCCCCGGTCGGACGAGGAGCCGCTGCTGCCCTGGAACGGCGCCGGTGGAGGAACCGGCGGTGCCGCCGGGGCCGGGCCGGGTGGCGCGCCCAACCCGGAGGCGGAGGGACCGTTGGCAGGGGTCACGGCCGACCTGGTGCTCTTCGGGCACCATCACCGGCAGCTGGCCTGGCGCCAGGACGGGCGGTGGATGGTCGGCCCCGGCAGCGTGGGCATGCCCTTCGACGAGGATCCCCGCGCCGCCTACGCCCTCATCGAGGTGCGACCCACGGTGCGACCCACGGGCCGCCCGCCCGCCCTGGACATCGCGCTGATCCGCGTCCCGTACGACCTCGAGGCGACGGTGGCCGCCCACCGGCGGGCCGGGCTCGCGGAGCACAACCCCCTCTTCCCCGAGCAGCTCCGCCAGGCGCGCCAGCAGCCGCGCCCACCCCGCTGAGGGGTGGGCGCGGCTGCTGCGGCCCGGGGCGCCGGCGCGGGATCTTTGCCAAGATCGGGGCCGGATCGTGCCGGGACCCTGCCCGGATCGCGCCGAACCGCGGCCGGCCCCGGACCCGTGCCCGGACCGGGGCCGGATCCTGCCCCGCCGGGCCCGGCCCCGCTCCGGGGCCGGGCCCGGCCCGCTGCTACGCCCCCCGCGGGTCCGCGAGCCCCGGCCCCAGCCACGGATGCGACGCTGGGTTGCGTCCGGTCCGCTGCGCCGCCCCGAGTGGGCCTGCAAGCCGCCGCGCTTCCCGGTCTTTCTAGCCGATGTCCTCGATCTTGACCTCGTCGATCTGGGCCCGCTGCAGGCGGCCGCTGAAGTCGACGTAGATCGCCTTCCACTCGGTGTAGACCTCCAGCGCGGCCAGGCCCGCCTCCCGGTGGCCGTTGCCCGTCGCCCGCATGCCGCCGAAGGGCAGGTGGATCTCGGCGCCGATGGTGCCGTGGTTGACGTAGCAGATGCCCGTGGCCAGGTCGCGCATGGCGACGAAGGCGTTGCGCACGTCGCGGGTGAAGATCGCGCTGGAGAGGCCGTACTGGACGCCGTTGTTGATCGCGATGGCCTCCTCCAGGCTGCGGACCTTGATGATCGCCAGCACGGGGCCGAAGATCTCCTCGTTGGCGATGCGCATG
The sequence above is drawn from the Thermaerobacter sp. FW80 genome and encodes:
- a CDS encoding MFS transporter, which encodes MATKTGGPPRTGGTGGEPGAGLDRRPQRRSGRRAGPADGRPDAPGAPRNRWLLLALATLQQAGLTAVRFGIPVVAPFVRADLGLSLSTTGMVLGAFDLGALLTFYLTGRLTDRYGERRVMAAGAVLTGVVTAAAALAGRGLGALLALLVLAGTGFPSSQVAGSHAVVSWFPVRERGLAMGIRQAGLPAGGFAAALLLPGLASGWGWRAALLVAALACAASGVLVGLVLPRDEPGATRGATADAGAPTTAGGTGGGRSQREPADAGGRALVGWFLRQAPLVWVTLVACLLAAVQFCLTGYLPLFMEDVFRWSPGAAGRLLLVVHLGGMLGRLAWGWASDRRFAGERTRPMAGAAWTGLVVATLLALVALVGRPEGGAAAAGAMVVLAALGGFGCLGWNGLYTTVVAECAGRRSAPALGMSMTVLYVFTMLAPPLFGRVVDAAGHYAVAWGLAGCLQILGLGAIRGLARALRGHRPPVAVA
- a CDS encoding metallophosphoesterase, encoding MKVAVISDIHGNGAALDAVLADIDGRGVDAVYCLGDVALQGPDAARCVDRLRERAIPTVRGNTDRYLARGGGVPNLSPAEADAFLRPWREMLGPERLAWLGERPERLEVEWEGLRVLLVHGSPRSDEEPLLPWNGAGGGTGGAAGAGPGGAPNPEAEGPLAGVTADLVLFGHHHRQLAWRQDGRWMVGPGSVGMPFDEDPRAAYALIEVRPTVRPTGRPPALDIALIRVPYDLEATVAAHRRAGLAEHNPLFPEQLRQARQQPRPPR